A genomic region of Methanomassiliicoccus sp. contains the following coding sequences:
- a CDS encoding CBS domain-containing protein, which produces MDGKLRVSDYMVREVVYIDPDYTVEQARQKLIATEFHGLPVAEDGHIIGFVTAKELLRAIDRPQVKVRDIIKVGTITVSPDMDIDDASRVLFRYGLRNVPVVDENGIAVGVLSNIDIIRSHIEKATPNKINMLKTFLEKKHGVNITIRRRIISIESIRPTQHEVFADELRGRQYEIKRGLVEPLIVVQKKGYYVLVDGHHRVLAARDMGVRQFQAFVLEPDRDIDLGLERSAKEMGITSLDDVKIIQGSHHPLVQVYTRLLKDEVPMSTTRQ; this is translated from the coding sequence ATGGACGGAAAGTTGAGGGTCAGCGATTACATGGTCAGGGAGGTCGTTTATATCGATCCTGACTACACTGTCGAGCAGGCGAGGCAGAAGCTCATAGCCACGGAGTTCCACGGACTTCCGGTGGCGGAGGACGGGCACATCATTGGTTTCGTAACTGCCAAGGAACTGCTGAGGGCCATCGATCGTCCCCAGGTCAAGGTCCGGGACATAATCAAGGTTGGGACCATCACCGTCTCCCCGGACATGGACATTGATGATGCGTCCAGGGTCCTGTTCCGTTACGGTCTCCGCAACGTGCCCGTGGTGGACGAGAACGGCATCGCCGTGGGCGTCCTCTCCAACATCGACATAATCAGGTCCCACATCGAGAAGGCGACCCCCAACAAGATCAACATGCTCAAGACCTTTCTGGAAAAGAAGCATGGGGTCAACATCACCATCCGCAGAAGGATAATCTCCATAGAGTCCATCAGGCCCACTCAGCACGAGGTGTTCGCCGACGAGCTGAGGGGGAGGCAGTATGAGATAAAGAGGGGTCTGGTGGAGCCCCTCATCGTGGTTCAGAAGAAGGGTTACTACGTTTTGGTGGACGGCCACCACCGCGTCCTGGCGGCCAGGGATATGGGGGTCCGTCAGTTCCAGGCGTTCGTGCTGGAGCCGGACCGGGACATCGACCTGGGCCTGGAGAGGTCGGCCAAAGAGATGGGGATAACTTCGCTGGACGACGTGAAGATCATCCAGGGCTCACACCATCCCCTGGTCCAGGTCTACACCAGGCTGCTGAAGGATGAGGTGCCGATGAGCACCACCCGTCAGTAG
- a CDS encoding acetoin utilization protein AcuC: MSGTTSFLYHPDFLLYQFGPGHPFQPVRAIHTLETLMDAGIIDGVDAHIVEPEGVDMQDLNRVHPPAFVAQVENACAEYDLLDHGDTPGSPELFQGALMAVGASVRGARGIMEGEFEHAFNPAGGLHHAKPTSASGFCVFNDLAVTVQYLRERHGVERVAVIDIDGHHGDGTQGIFYGEKVLTISLHRHGHGFYPGSGTVDERGEGQGQGFNINIPLPAGTDDAHYLDAYRTVVVPALRAYAPEFIIHQFGADGHRQDPLVGLGLTTRTYVKVAAITHSLAHELCDGRYLVTGGGGYDLDATRRTWSLMFAQVCGGSGTMGKLAVLHDREVSRMNDEDAALTEAITKEQEMVAVDMLERSMMR; this comes from the coding sequence ATGAGCGGCACCACCAGCTTCCTCTATCACCCCGACTTCCTGCTCTACCAGTTCGGCCCAGGACATCCGTTCCAGCCGGTGCGGGCAATTCACACCTTGGAGACCTTGATGGATGCAGGGATCATCGACGGCGTTGACGCCCATATCGTCGAGCCCGAGGGAGTGGACATGCAGGACCTCAACCGCGTCCATCCCCCGGCATTCGTGGCCCAGGTGGAGAACGCCTGTGCTGAGTACGATCTACTGGACCACGGGGACACGCCCGGAAGCCCCGAGCTCTTCCAAGGGGCACTCATGGCAGTGGGCGCGTCCGTTCGAGGGGCCAGGGGCATCATGGAGGGGGAGTTCGAACACGCCTTCAATCCCGCGGGGGGCCTCCATCATGCCAAACCCACGAGCGCTTCCGGTTTCTGTGTCTTCAACGACCTGGCCGTCACCGTGCAGTACCTTCGCGAGAGGCACGGCGTGGAGCGGGTGGCGGTGATCGACATCGATGGCCATCACGGGGATGGGACCCAGGGCATCTTCTACGGGGAGAAGGTGCTGACCATATCTCTGCACCGCCACGGACATGGATTCTACCCCGGCAGCGGCACAGTAGATGAAAGGGGGGAGGGACAAGGCCAGGGGTTCAACATAAACATCCCCCTGCCCGCAGGCACTGATGACGCTCACTATCTGGATGCCTACAGGACGGTGGTGGTGCCTGCCCTGCGGGCGTATGCCCCGGAGTTCATAATCCATCAGTTCGGGGCCGACGGTCATCGTCAGGACCCGTTGGTGGGCCTGGGGCTGACCACCCGAACCTACGTGAAGGTGGCGGCCATCACACACTCCCTGGCGCACGAGCTGTGCGATGGACGGTACTTAGTAACGGGAGGTGGCGGCTATGATCTCGATGCCACCCGCAGGACATGGTCCCTGATGTTCGCACAAGTATGCGGTGGCAGCGGGACGATGGGAAAGTTGGCCGTTCTTCATGATAGGGAGGTATCGAGAATGAATGACGAGGACGCGGCACTCACCGAGGCTATCACCAAGGAGCAGGAAATGGTGGCCGTGGACATGTTGGAGCGCTCGATGATGAGATAG
- a CDS encoding iron chelate uptake ABC transporter family permease subunit, with product MAAEDIAELQRAKYKRWSLIIVFMVLALFAAIIICLSIGVVSIPFDQVISILMGGGSDRDRHIIFNLRLPRVLLGVIVGASLAVAGATMQGLFRNPMASPSVIGISAGAAFGASLALVLGVSWVSGAFAIPAMAFLFAFITLFLVYAVSRDRRGYVPVETLLLAGIAIGALFNALVSALQYFAGDKLSGVVFWLMGGLNNATWDQILISIPAVILGCAVIMMLSRDLNAIMVGEEQAGNLGINVNQIRMVLLLAASLVTAIAVSVAGTIGFVGLIIPHVLRILVGPDHRVLLPASIIGGALFMVATDTLARTIIAPAELPVGIITSLLGAPFFIYLLMSRKKSMGW from the coding sequence ATGGCTGCTGAGGACATAGCCGAGCTCCAGAGGGCCAAGTACAAGAGATGGTCCCTTATCATCGTATTCATGGTGCTGGCGCTTTTCGCCGCCATCATAATCTGTCTCAGCATCGGTGTGGTGAGCATACCCTTCGACCAGGTCATCTCCATCCTGATGGGCGGGGGAAGCGATAGGGACAGGCACATCATATTCAACCTGCGACTTCCCCGGGTGCTTCTGGGAGTCATCGTGGGCGCATCCCTGGCAGTTGCCGGTGCCACCATGCAGGGTCTGTTCCGGAACCCCATGGCCTCGCCTTCGGTCATCGGCATCTCCGCCGGCGCGGCTTTCGGCGCATCCCTGGCGCTGGTACTAGGAGTGTCCTGGGTCAGTGGGGCTTTCGCCATACCGGCCATGGCCTTCCTCTTCGCATTCATCACGCTGTTCCTCGTGTACGCCGTGTCCCGGGACCGCCGCGGGTATGTGCCCGTGGAGACGTTATTGTTGGCAGGGATCGCCATCGGGGCCCTGTTCAATGCCCTGGTCTCGGCCTTGCAATACTTCGCGGGAGACAAGCTGTCAGGCGTGGTGTTCTGGCTCATGGGCGGTTTGAACAACGCCACCTGGGACCAGATCCTTATTTCCATTCCCGCTGTGATACTGGGCTGCGCGGTCATCATGATGCTCTCCCGGGACCTCAACGCCATCATGGTGGGGGAGGAGCAGGCCGGAAACCTGGGGATAAACGTGAACCAGATACGCATGGTCCTGCTCCTGGCGGCATCCCTGGTCACCGCCATCGCTGTTTCCGTGGCCGGCACCATAGGCTTCGTTGGCCTCATAATCCCTCACGTGTTACGAATACTGGTGGGACCGGACCACCGCGTTCTGCTGCCCGCATCCATCATCGGGGGGGCATTGTTCATGGTCGCCACAGATACTCTGGCCAGGACCATCATCGCGCCGGCGGAGCTGCCGGTAGGGATAATCACCTCGTTACTGGGGGCGCCATTCTTCATCTACCTGCTGATGTCCCGCAAGAAGTCCATGGGGTGGTAG
- a CDS encoding ABC transporter ATP-binding protein, producing MKLSVHGLSFRYGSSDAISNIELEASEGDVIGILGPNGSGKTTLLKCLNRSLTPRAGTVMIDDVDSQTLTRKELATRMGTVPQSVNITFPFTALDIVMMGRLPELKRFESESRRDMDIVKEAMAMTNTVQFADRPMDQLSGGERQRVIIARALAQKPKVLLLDEPTLHLDVNHQLEILDLITALARKERLIVIIVTHDLALAARYCTKVLLMQNGCIQAAGEVTDVMTTENLRKVFLIEASVYFDERIGAYSVSILRSTRSDEPEDR from the coding sequence ATGAAGCTCTCAGTACATGGCCTGAGCTTCCGTTATGGGAGCAGCGACGCCATCTCCAACATTGAGCTGGAGGCCAGCGAGGGGGACGTCATCGGGATACTAGGACCCAATGGATCGGGCAAGACGACCCTGCTCAAGTGCCTGAACCGTTCTCTGACGCCCCGGGCGGGGACGGTCATGATCGATGATGTCGACAGCCAGACTCTGACAAGGAAGGAGCTCGCCACTAGGATGGGGACCGTACCCCAGAGCGTGAACATCACCTTCCCGTTCACCGCCTTGGACATCGTGATGATGGGCCGCCTTCCGGAGCTGAAAAGGTTCGAGTCGGAAAGCAGGAGGGACATGGACATCGTGAAGGAGGCCATGGCCATGACCAATACCGTCCAGTTCGCCGACCGGCCCATGGACCAGCTCAGCGGCGGTGAAAGGCAGAGAGTGATCATAGCCAGAGCCTTGGCCCAGAAGCCCAAGGTGCTCCTTCTCGATGAGCCGACCCTGCACCTGGACGTCAATCATCAGCTGGAGATACTGGACCTCATAACGGCCCTTGCCAGGAAGGAGAGGCTCATCGTCATCATCGTCACCCATGACCTGGCGTTGGCCGCGCGCTATTGCACCAAGGTCCTTCTCATGCAGAACGGATGCATCCAGGCGGCGGGAGAGGTCACGGATGTGATGACGACGGAGAACCTGCGGAAGGTCTTCCTCATCGAAGCCTCAGTGTACTTTGACGAGCGAATAGGTGCCTACAGTGTCTCTATATTGCGCTCCACTCGCTCGGATGAGCCCGAAGATCGGTAG